In one Sphingobium sp. MI1205 genomic region, the following are encoded:
- a CDS encoding MarR family winged helix-turn-helix transcriptional regulator — MAADSALFDLTNALQPVRRAWVQAASTIFAEFGLSTSLGTVVLWTSRLGPAVPQKELALEVGVNPAALVRTLDQGEAAGLLERSAVSGDRRSNRISLLPQGKTLAAAMEQKLAKLRQDLLGSLPPEEIETTKRILRMLEERAQAYMQRGQA; from the coding sequence ATGGCCGCCGACTCAGCCCTCTTCGATCTGACCAACGCCCTGCAGCCGGTGCGCCGTGCATGGGTACAGGCCGCAAGCACGATCTTTGCGGAATTTGGACTTTCCACGTCGCTCGGGACGGTGGTGCTTTGGACGTCGCGGCTTGGTCCCGCCGTTCCGCAAAAGGAACTGGCGCTTGAAGTGGGGGTCAATCCGGCCGCGTTGGTCCGCACGCTGGATCAGGGTGAGGCTGCCGGTCTTCTCGAACGCAGTGCGGTTTCCGGCGATCGGCGCAGCAATAGAATAAGCCTGCTGCCCCAGGGCAAGACACTCGCAGCGGCGATGGAGCAAAAGCTGGCGAAACTGAGACAGGATTTGCTGGGCAGCCTCCCACCGGAAGAGATCGAGACAACGAAGCGCATTCTGCGAATGCTGGAAGAGCGTGCGCAAGCGTACATGCAGCGCGGGCAAGCGTGA
- the paoC gene encoding aldehyde oxidoreductase molybdenum-binding subunit PaoC codes for MKFDAPATNNPIDQLKVIGKPTNRIEGPLKTTGTAPYAYEHRDFAATQAYGYVVGSAIAKGKIASMNLDEARAAPGVLAIVTAANAGKLGKGDFNNATLLGGPDIEHYHQAVALVVAETFEQARSASSLVHVNYTRGKGDYDLAGSVDTAVKAPVLYGNQPDTAVGDFASAFAAAPVQLDARYSTPDQAHAMMEPHASIAAWEGEKLTVWTSNQMIAWSVGDVAKTLGIAKENVRLVSPYVGGGFGGKLYVRADAILAALGAKAAKRPVKVALHRALMMNNTPHRPATIQRIRLGATPDGKLTAIGHESWSGDIAGAKPEGAVMQTRLLYAGANRMTAMHISALDLAEGNDMRAPGEAPGLMALEIAMDEMAEKLGIDPVQFRILNDTQIDPEVPSRPFTQRQLNKCLQMGAEKFGWAKRGKPGAVRDGKWLVGMGVAAAFRNNLNTNSAARVRLANSGIVTVETDMTDIGTGSYTVIAQTAAEMMGLPLDNVVVKLGDSSFPVSSGSGGQWGANSSTAGVYAACVKLREAAAQKLGLDPADAVFADGKITAGRRSFALGDAAKDGELVAEDIIEFGKLAEEKQQSTFGAHFVEVGVDSATGEIRIRRMLAVCAAGRILNPKAARSQVIGGMTMGAGAALMEELAVDKRFGFFVNHDLAGYEVPVHADIPYQEVIFLDETDPNTSPMKAKGVGELGICGVAAAVANAIYNATGARVRNYPITLDKFLDKLPEIA; via the coding sequence ATGAAATTCGACGCGCCCGCCACGAACAACCCGATCGACCAGCTGAAGGTAATCGGCAAACCCACCAACCGCATCGAGGGCCCGCTCAAGACGACCGGCACCGCGCCCTATGCCTATGAGCATCGGGATTTCGCCGCGACGCAGGCCTATGGTTATGTCGTCGGATCGGCGATCGCCAAGGGCAAGATCGCATCGATGAACCTCGACGAGGCGCGCGCCGCGCCCGGCGTGCTTGCGATCGTTACCGCCGCCAATGCCGGCAAGCTCGGCAAGGGCGATTTCAACAATGCGACGTTGCTCGGTGGTCCCGACATCGAACATTATCATCAGGCGGTCGCGCTTGTCGTCGCTGAGACCTTCGAGCAGGCACGCTCCGCCTCGTCGCTCGTACACGTCAACTATACGCGCGGCAAAGGGGACTATGATCTGGCCGGTTCGGTCGACACCGCGGTCAAGGCGCCGGTCCTCTACGGCAACCAGCCCGACACCGCCGTCGGCGATTTTGCGTCCGCCTTCGCCGCCGCGCCAGTCCAACTCGACGCGCGCTATTCGACGCCCGACCAAGCGCATGCGATGATGGAACCGCATGCGTCGATCGCGGCGTGGGAGGGTGAGAAGCTGACGGTTTGGACGTCGAACCAGATGATCGCCTGGTCGGTCGGCGACGTCGCCAAGACACTGGGCATCGCAAAGGAGAATGTCCGGCTGGTTTCACCCTATGTCGGCGGCGGCTTCGGCGGCAAACTTTACGTGCGCGCCGATGCGATCCTCGCGGCGCTCGGCGCCAAGGCGGCAAAGCGTCCGGTCAAGGTCGCGCTGCACCGCGCGTTGATGATGAACAACACGCCCCACCGTCCGGCGACAATCCAGCGTATCAGGCTCGGCGCGACTCCCGACGGGAAGCTCACCGCGATCGGCCACGAAAGCTGGTCGGGCGACATCGCCGGTGCCAAGCCCGAAGGCGCCGTCATGCAGACGCGCCTTCTCTATGCGGGGGCCAACCGCATGACTGCGATGCACATCTCCGCGCTCGATCTGGCCGAGGGCAACGACATGCGCGCGCCGGGGGAGGCGCCGGGCCTGATGGCGCTCGAGATCGCGATGGACGAGATGGCGGAGAAGCTCGGCATCGATCCGGTCCAGTTTCGTATCCTCAACGACACGCAGATCGATCCCGAAGTGCCCAGCCGGCCCTTTACCCAACGCCAGCTCAACAAATGCCTGCAAATGGGCGCCGAGAAATTCGGCTGGGCCAAGCGCGGCAAGCCGGGCGCGGTGCGCGACGGCAAATGGCTGGTCGGCATGGGCGTCGCCGCGGCATTTCGCAACAATCTCAATACCAATTCGGCGGCGCGCGTCCGGCTCGCCAATTCGGGGATCGTGACGGTCGAAACCGACATGACCGACATCGGTACCGGCAGCTATACAGTCATCGCGCAGACCGCGGCCGAAATGATGGGCCTACCACTCGACAACGTCGTGGTGAAGCTCGGCGATTCCAGCTTCCCTGTTTCCTCGGGTTCGGGCGGGCAATGGGGCGCCAATAGCTCGACCGCGGGCGTCTACGCCGCCTGCGTGAAGCTCCGCGAAGCTGCGGCGCAAAAGCTGGGACTGGACCCAGCCGATGCCGTTTTTGCCGACGGCAAGATCACGGCGGGTCGGCGCAGCTTCGCGCTCGGCGACGCGGCGAAGGATGGTGAACTCGTCGCCGAGGATATCATCGAGTTCGGCAAGCTCGCCGAAGAGAAACAGCAATCCACGTTCGGCGCGCATTTCGTCGAAGTCGGCGTTGACAGCGCGACGGGCGAAATCCGCATCCGGCGGATGCTCGCGGTATGCGCGGCGGGGCGCATCCTCAATCCCAAGGCAGCGCGCAGCCAGGTCATCGGCGGCATGACGATGGGCGCGGGCGCGGCGCTGATGGAGGAACTCGCGGTCGACAAGCGTTTCGGCTTCTTCGTCAATCATGACCTCGCCGGATATGAGGTGCCGGTTCACGCCGACATTCCGTATCAGGAGGTGATCTTCCTCGACGAGACCGATCCGAACACGTCGCCGATGAAAGCGAAGGGCGTCGGCGAGCTCGGCATTTGCGGTGTCGCCGCGGCGGTCGCGAACGCAATTTATAATGCAACGGGTGCACGCGTGCGTAACTATCCAATCACGCTGGACAAATTTCTGGATAAATTGCCGGAGATCGCGTGA
- a CDS encoding FAD binding domain-containing protein — protein sequence MKSFTYERVDTPAAAAAAFARTKGSRYIAGGTNLLDLMKLEIETPAHLIDISRLALDKIEPTSEGGLRIGAMVRNTDLASDARVRRDYGLVSRALVAGASGQLRNKATMGGNILQRTRCPYFYDTNQPCNKRQPGSGCAAIGGFNRTLAIIGASDACIATQPSDVGVALRALDASVETVDAAGKARVIPYADFYRAPGKTPHLETALAPGELITAVTLPKPIGGTHIYHKVRDRASYAFALISVGLVAQKDGTGRIALGGIAYKPWRVEAAEADLPRGARAVTAKLLAGAKTTHENAYKLTLVERTLGGVLAQAKG from the coding sequence ATGAAAAGTTTCACTTACGAGCGGGTCGATACGCCCGCCGCCGCCGCCGCCGCCTTCGCGCGTACCAAGGGCTCGCGGTACATCGCGGGAGGCACCAATCTCCTCGACCTGATGAAGCTCGAGATCGAAACCCCCGCACATCTGATCGACATCAGCCGCCTCGCGCTCGACAAGATCGAGCCGACCTCCGAAGGCGGGCTGCGCATCGGCGCGATGGTGCGCAACACCGACCTCGCCTCCGACGCGCGCGTCCGGCGCGATTATGGCCTCGTCTCGCGCGCGCTCGTTGCCGGCGCCTCAGGGCAACTTCGCAACAAGGCGACAATGGGGGGCAACATCCTCCAGCGCACGCGTTGCCCCTATTTCTACGACACCAACCAGCCGTGCAACAAACGGCAGCCCGGCAGCGGCTGCGCCGCGATCGGCGGCTTCAATCGCACCCTTGCCATTATCGGCGCCAGCGATGCGTGCATCGCGACGCAGCCGAGCGATGTCGGGGTCGCGCTGCGCGCGCTTGACGCCAGCGTCGAGACGGTCGACGCCGCGGGCAAGGCGCGGGTCATCCCCTATGCCGATTTCTATCGCGCGCCGGGCAAGACCCCCCATCTCGAAACGGCCCTCGCGCCGGGAGAGCTGATCACCGCGGTCACGCTGCCCAAACCGATCGGCGGCACGCATATCTATCACAAGGTGCGCGACCGCGCGTCTTACGCTTTCGCGCTGATCTCGGTTGGGCTGGTCGCGCAAAAGGACGGCACCGGGCGCATCGCGCTCGGCGGGATCGCCTACAAGCCGTGGCGCGTCGAGGCGGCCGAGGCCGACCTGCCGCGCGGTGCCAGGGCGGTCACCGCAAAGCTGCTCGCGGGTGCGAAGACCACCCATGAAAATGCCTATAAGCTGACGTTGGTCGAGCGCACGCTCGGCGGCGTGCTGGCGCAAGCGAAAGGCTGA
- the paoA gene encoding aldehyde dehydrogenase iron-sulfur subunit PaoA, whose product MTEFEVSRRGIMLGGAASIGTAAFPTGPAQAVDPVAGPPGMKLSFTVNGEPRELQLDTRVSLLDALREHLHLTGTKKGCDHGQCGACTVIVDGRRINSCLTLAVMHEGDKITTIEGLGTPDKMHAMQDAFVTHDGYQCGYCTPGQICSAVAVLDEIKAGIPSHVTADLIAAPQVTNMEIRERMSGNICRCGAYPNIVAAISDVAGVKA is encoded by the coding sequence ATGACGGAGTTCGAAGTTTCGAGACGCGGCATAATGCTGGGGGGAGCGGCTTCGATCGGGACCGCCGCCTTTCCAACAGGTCCCGCGCAAGCGGTCGATCCGGTAGCAGGCCCTCCGGGCATGAAACTGTCATTCACGGTCAACGGCGAACCACGCGAGCTTCAACTCGACACGCGCGTCTCGCTGCTCGACGCGCTGCGCGAGCATCTGCACCTCACCGGAACCAAGAAGGGCTGCGACCACGGGCAGTGCGGGGCGTGCACCGTCATCGTCGACGGGCGGCGGATCAACAGCTGCCTGACGCTCGCGGTGATGCACGAGGGCGACAAGATCACCACGATCGAAGGTCTGGGCACCCCCGACAAGATGCACGCGATGCAGGACGCCTTCGTGACCCATGACGGCTATCAGTGCGGCTACTGCACCCCGGGGCAAATCTGTTCGGCGGTTGCGGTGCTCGACGAGATCAAGGCGGGTATCCCCAGCCATGTCACCGCCGACCTGATCGCCGCGCCGCAGGTCACCAATATGGAGATACGCGAACGGATGAGCGGCAATATCTGCCGTTGCGGCGCCTATCCCAATATTGTCGCGGCAATCAGCGACGTGGCGGGAGTGAAAGCATGA
- a CDS encoding radical SAM protein, protein MIVLWRVSNHCNLACPFCAYDKRLALPREEADPAQVAQLIDLLGAWRSETGGPVLLSWLGGEPLLWAPRAELDERAARWGIGLSLTTNGTRLGAPRVRAELVQRYREVTISIDGMASFHDAMRGWRGAFDKLAQSVPALTGERDAAGAGLKVRANIVLMRDNIDGFTMLCRTLAGWGIDEISFNQLGGRDRPEFYPDHRLDPDDVAQLAAEMPQLRAELGRMGTTLVGGAAYLERLADTVAGRPMPIADCRVAETFLFIDEAGRIAPCSFAPEHFDVSVDDLRSTVDLQALPRQLQLHQRARPARDCADCPSTQQFAKFEPLLA, encoded by the coding sequence ATGATTGTCCTGTGGCGCGTCTCGAACCACTGCAATCTGGCATGCCCGTTCTGCGCCTATGACAAACGTCTCGCCCTGCCGCGCGAAGAGGCGGACCCGGCGCAGGTCGCGCAGCTTATCGACCTGCTCGGCGCGTGGCGGAGCGAAACCGGAGGTCCGGTGCTGTTGAGCTGGCTCGGCGGCGAGCCATTATTGTGGGCGCCGCGTGCCGAGCTGGACGAACGCGCGGCACGGTGGGGCATTGGACTCAGCCTGACCACCAACGGCACCCGCCTGGGCGCGCCGCGCGTGCGCGCGGAGCTTGTGCAGCGCTATCGCGAGGTCACGATCAGCATCGATGGCATGGCCAGCTTCCATGATGCCATGCGCGGCTGGCGCGGCGCGTTCGACAAGCTCGCGCAGAGCGTGCCAGCGCTGACAGGCGAGCGGGACGCTGCGGGCGCGGGCCTCAAGGTGCGCGCCAACATCGTGCTGATGCGCGACAACATCGACGGTTTCACCATGTTGTGCCGCACACTCGCGGGCTGGGGCATCGACGAAATCAGCTTCAATCAATTGGGCGGGCGTGATCGACCCGAATTCTATCCCGACCATCGCCTGGACCCCGACGATGTCGCGCAACTGGCCGCTGAAATGCCGCAGCTGCGCGCCGAACTCGGCCGGATGGGAACAACTTTGGTTGGCGGGGCCGCCTATCTGGAGCGACTCGCCGACACCGTCGCGGGCCGGCCGATGCCCATCGCCGACTGCCGGGTGGCGGAAACCTTCCTGTTTATCGACGAAGCCGGCCGAATTGCACCATGTAGCTTTGCGCCCGAGCATTTCGACGTTTCAGTTGATGACCTTCGTAGTACCGTGGATCTTCAGGCTCTGCCGCGCCAGTTGCAGTTGCACCAGCGCGCGCGGCCAGCTCGCGACTGCGCCGATTGCCCGAGTACCCAGCAATTTGCCAAGTTCGAACCGCTGCTAGCATGA
- a CDS encoding cysteine hydrolase family protein codes for MTGFVIVVDMQRDFVAADGALPVAEAEAIVSPMKAWLARLRTEDVAGVLFTADTHVPEIYVASAEAEQFPPHCEKGTPGWENVLDPDAIDPAVPVYLLEKGVFDMWAEPGLTVTAVATGEQVPRDTYFAKLKARGVTEVTVIGVAADYCVRWAIEGLVARGFTVEVPMGLTRGIARPIEQVIADDFADAPVRLEAAV; via the coding sequence ATGACGGGTTTCGTGATCGTGGTGGACATGCAGCGGGATTTCGTGGCCGCCGACGGGGCGCTGCCGGTGGCTGAAGCGGAGGCGATCGTATCACCAATGAAAGCATGGCTTGCGCGTCTGCGTACCGAAGATGTGGCTGGCGTGCTCTTCACGGCGGACACGCACGTGCCTGAGATCTATGTGGCTTCGGCGGAGGCCGAGCAGTTTCCGCCACATTGCGAGAAGGGCACGCCGGGATGGGAGAATGTGCTCGATCCAGACGCGATCGATCCTGCCGTCCCGGTCTACCTCCTCGAAAAGGGCGTGTTCGACATGTGGGCCGAGCCCGGTCTCACGGTTACGGCGGTCGCGACAGGTGAGCAGGTTCCGCGGGACACTTACTTTGCGAAGCTAAAGGCGCGGGGCGTCACCGAAGTGACGGTGATCGGCGTCGCTGCCGACTATTGCGTACGCTGGGCAATCGAGGGTCTCGTCGCGCGTGGATTCACGGTCGAAGTGCCGATGGGGCTTACCCGCGGCATTGCGCGACCGATCGAGCAAGTCATCGCCGATGACTTTGCGGACGCACCGGTCCGACTGGAGGCGGCGGTATGA
- a CDS encoding NUDIX hydrolase produces the protein MDLILMSVVDGAPAVLLTRRDQHPFAGEWALPGGFVGIGESLDEAAHRILAAKARMSDAYIEQLYTFGAVNRDPRTRIISVAYFALLPADRFAAALKSAPELALAELTVPWPGETGGPIEVRIGDGDPLHLAFDHGAMLSLAVRRLRGKLDYSGIAFALLPERFTLRALQDIYEAILDTKLNKPAFRRRMLDRGWLEATGERETGASFRPAELYQYRQAEGEQ, from the coding sequence GTGGATCTGATCCTGATGAGCGTGGTCGATGGCGCGCCTGCCGTGTTGCTGACGCGACGCGACCAACACCCGTTTGCCGGGGAATGGGCGCTGCCCGGCGGCTTCGTCGGGATCGGCGAAAGCCTCGATGAGGCAGCACATCGCATCCTCGCCGCGAAGGCGCGGATGTCGGATGCCTATATCGAGCAGCTTTATACGTTCGGGGCGGTCAATCGTGACCCGCGGACGCGGATCATCAGCGTCGCCTATTTCGCACTCCTTCCGGCGGACCGCTTCGCGGCTGCGCTGAAATCCGCCCCCGAGCTGGCGCTCGCGGAACTCACCGTACCATGGCCCGGCGAGACAGGCGGCCCTATCGAGGTACGCATCGGTGACGGCGATCCGTTGCACCTCGCTTTCGACCACGGCGCGATGCTCAGCCTCGCGGTGCGTCGCCTGCGCGGCAAGCTCGATTACTCCGGGATCGCCTTTGCGCTCCTGCCCGAGCGTTTCACGTTGCGCGCCTTGCAGGACATCTACGAAGCCATCCTTGACACCAAGCTCAACAAGCCCGCCTTTCGCCGCCGCATGCTGGATCGCGGCTGGCTGGAAGCGACAGGCGAGCGCGAGACCGGTGCGTCGTTCCGTCCGGCCGAACTCTATCAATACCGTCAAGCAGAAGGGGAACAATGA
- a CDS encoding SPFH domain-containing protein, protein MMAHVRNFSFAAQLRADASSHVIRYRKGRVRQSGRGLVFWFRPETASIAELPMDDREMALFVKGRSQDFQAVAIQGTLTWRVADPELLAARIDFTIDLRNGSWTAEPIQRIETRLAGLVNQAVLQYLAHAPVQALLDAGPEPLRGALQGALAHDPALGEIGLEVVAIRLTNLAPSAELERALQTPTFEALQQKADQATFERRALAVEKERAIAENELANRTELARREQQLIAEEAANARTRATGLAEAQQVEAAAEAERIRTVEGAKAEAEQAHIAVYRDLPPAVLLGLAARDLAGKLDTIEHLNVTPDLLASLVGEFRREAPALPAR, encoded by the coding sequence ATGATGGCCCACGTCCGCAATTTCAGTTTCGCCGCGCAGCTGCGCGCCGACGCAAGCAGCCATGTCATCCGATATCGCAAGGGCCGGGTGCGGCAGAGCGGGCGGGGCCTCGTCTTCTGGTTCCGCCCGGAGACCGCCAGCATCGCCGAGCTGCCGATGGACGACCGTGAGATGGCGCTGTTCGTCAAGGGCCGCAGCCAGGATTTCCAGGCCGTCGCGATACAGGGCACGCTGACGTGGCGCGTCGCCGATCCGGAGCTGCTCGCGGCGCGCATCGACTTCACGATCGACCTGCGCAACGGCAGCTGGACCGCTGAGCCCATCCAGCGCATCGAAACGCGCCTTGCCGGCCTGGTCAATCAGGCGGTACTCCAATATCTCGCACATGCACCCGTGCAGGCGCTGCTCGATGCGGGGCCGGAGCCCTTGCGCGGCGCGCTCCAGGGGGCACTGGCGCACGATCCCGCGCTGGGCGAGATCGGCCTCGAAGTCGTCGCGATCCGGCTCACCAACCTCGCGCCCAGCGCCGAACTGGAACGCGCGCTCCAGACGCCGACCTTCGAGGCGCTCCAGCAAAAGGCGGATCAGGCGACGTTCGAACGCCGGGCGCTCGCCGTCGAGAAGGAGCGTGCCATCGCCGAGAACGAGCTCGCCAACCGTACCGAGCTCGCCCGCCGCGAGCAGCAGTTGATCGCGGAGGAAGCCGCGAACGCCCGCACGCGCGCGACGGGCCTCGCCGAGGCGCAGCAGGTCGAGGCGGCGGCCGAGGCGGAGCGCATCCGCACCGTGGAGGGCGCCAAGGCAGAGGCCGAGCAGGCGCATATCGCAGTCTATCGCGATCTGCCGCCCGCCGTCCTGCTTGGGCTCGCTGCGCGCGATCTGGCGGGCAAGTTGGATACGATCGAGCATCTGAACGTCACGCCCGATCTGCTCGCCAGCCTCGTCGGCGAGTTCCGCCGCGAAGCGCCTGCGCTTCCGGCCCGGTGA
- a CDS encoding NAD(+)/NADH kinase, which yields MPTNSPRAVFVTRESDYELLLARHATREQARFFLETRGQRIETLEDRDRQLHDALKQARLAVPNDWRQAHVRRPDLDRFLFGPEDVIVPVGQDGLVANVAKYLAGQPVLGVNPSPDLYDGILVRVPVGHLTDLLRAGAAGQAPIERRTMVDARLDTGEHLLALNEVFVGHRSHQSARYSIAVGSSREDHSSSGLIVASGTGATGWARSVMESMGTHLSLAPEERAVAYFVREAFPSIATCTSIRAGKLADEPIEVTSRMNDGGVIFADGMEQDFLVFDWGRRVSVAPAAHALHLVTG from the coding sequence ATGCCGACCAACAGCCCTCGCGCGGTCTTCGTCACTCGGGAAAGCGACTATGAACTGCTGCTCGCGCGCCATGCGACGCGCGAGCAGGCGCGGTTCTTCCTCGAGACGCGGGGCCAGCGGATCGAGACGCTCGAGGACCGCGACCGCCAGCTGCACGATGCGCTGAAACAGGCGCGGCTGGCAGTGCCAAACGACTGGCGGCAGGCCCATGTGCGCCGCCCCGACCTCGATCGGTTCCTGTTCGGTCCCGAGGACGTGATCGTGCCGGTCGGTCAGGACGGGCTGGTCGCCAACGTCGCCAAATATCTCGCCGGCCAGCCCGTGCTGGGCGTGAACCCGTCGCCCGATCTCTATGACGGCATTCTCGTCCGCGTGCCCGTGGGGCATCTGACTGACCTGCTTCGCGCCGGCGCCGCGGGTCAGGCGCCGATCGAGCGCCGCACGATGGTCGACGCCCGCCTCGATACTGGCGAGCACTTGCTCGCGCTCAACGAAGTGTTCGTGGGCCATCGCAGCCACCAGTCTGCCCGCTACAGCATCGCAGTCGGCAGCAGTCGGGAGGACCATAGCTCCAGCGGCCTTATCGTAGCGTCGGGAACCGGCGCCACGGGCTGGGCCCGTTCGGTCATGGAATCGATGGGGACACACCTATCCTTAGCGCCCGAGGAGCGCGCCGTCGCCTATTTCGTCCGCGAGGCCTTTCCAAGCATTGCAACCTGCACGAGCATACGTGCGGGCAAACTCGCCGACGAGCCGATCGAGGTTACCTCGCGGATGAACGATGGCGGCGTGATCTTCGCAGACGGCATGGAGCAGGACTTTCTGGTGTTCGACTGGGGTCGCCGCGTATCCGTGGCACCCGCTGCCCACGCCCTTCACCTCGTCACCGGCTGA
- the pncB gene encoding nicotinate phosphoribosyltransferase, translating into MPVTDIATRVYNHGWRLDPIVRSLLDTDFYKLLMLQMIRHLHPDVQATFSLINRSKSVRLADVIDETELREQLDHARTVRFSRKELIWLAGNSFYGKQRMFAPDFIEWLADFRLPDYELRTIDGQFELQFEGPWTHTTMWEIPALAIVNELRSRAALKGKGRFELDVLYARAKAKLWEKVERLRELPDLVISDFGTRRRHSFLWQRWCVEALKEGLGTRFIGSSNVLLAMDNDLEAIGTNAHELPMVLSALADDDAGVAAAPYRVLEEWQAHYDGNLLIALPDAFGTTAFLRNAPHWLADWTGFRPDSMPPIEGGEQIIAWWEAHGRDPRTKLLIFSDGMDVDSIEATYRHFHGRVRMSFGWGTNLTNDFRGCDPDGGHELEPISLVAKVTSANGRHAVKLSDNPSKATGDPTEIERYLRIFGQDGRVQQAIAV; encoded by the coding sequence ATGCCCGTCACTGATATCGCAACGCGCGTCTATAACCATGGTTGGCGGCTCGATCCGATCGTCCGAAGCCTGCTAGACACCGACTTCTACAAGCTGCTGATGCTGCAGATGATCCGGCATCTGCATCCGGACGTGCAGGCGACCTTCTCGCTGATCAATCGCAGCAAGTCGGTGCGATTGGCGGACGTGATCGACGAGACGGAGCTGCGCGAGCAGCTTGACCACGCGCGCACGGTCCGCTTCTCCAGGAAGGAGCTGATCTGGCTCGCTGGCAACAGCTTCTACGGCAAGCAGCGCATGTTCGCGCCGGACTTCATCGAATGGCTCGCCGATTTCCGGCTGCCCGACTACGAGCTGCGCACGATCGACGGTCAATTCGAACTGCAGTTCGAGGGGCCGTGGACGCATACGACGATGTGGGAGATTCCGGCGCTCGCCATCGTCAACGAGCTGCGTTCGCGGGCAGCGCTCAAAGGCAAGGGCCGCTTCGAGCTCGACGTGCTCTATGCTCGCGCCAAGGCTAAGCTCTGGGAAAAGGTCGAACGGCTGCGCGAGCTCCCCGACCTCGTCATTTCAGACTTCGGCACCCGCCGCCGCCACAGCTTCCTCTGGCAACGCTGGTGCGTCGAAGCGCTCAAGGAGGGTTTGGGCACGCGCTTCATTGGCAGCTCGAACGTGCTGCTCGCGATGGACAACGACCTCGAGGCGATCGGCACCAACGCGCACGAGTTGCCGATGGTGCTGTCCGCTCTCGCCGATGACGATGCTGGCGTCGCGGCTGCGCCCTATCGGGTGCTGGAGGAATGGCAGGCACACTATGACGGCAACCTCCTGATCGCGCTCCCGGATGCTTTCGGCACCACCGCCTTTCTGCGCAACGCCCCCCATTGGCTCGCCGACTGGACCGGCTTCCGTCCCGACTCCATGCCTCCGATCGAGGGCGGCGAGCAGATCATTGCCTGGTGGGAGGCGCATGGCCGCGACCCTCGCACCAAGCTGCTGATCTTCTCCGATGGGATGGATGTCGACAGCATCGAAGCGACGTATCGTCACTTCCATGGTCGGGTGCGGATGAGCTTCGGCTGGGGCACCAACCTCACCAACGACTTTCGAGGCTGCGATCCCGACGGCGGGCACGAGCTGGAGCCGATCTCGCTCGTTGCCAAGGTAACCAGCGCCAACGGGCGTCATGCCGTGAAGCTCTCCGACAATCCTTCCAAGGCGACCGGCGATCCTACCGAAATCGAGCGCTACCTGAGGATTTTCGGGCAAGATGGTCGAGTGCAGCAAGCCATCGCGGTTTAA
- a CDS encoding DUF302 domain-containing protein → MTYYFAKTLTVGFDEAVARTTDALKQEGFGIITEIDVTKTFKDKLAIDFRKYRILGACNPSLAHEALSLEDKVGTMLPCNVIVQETEDGRCEVAAIDPVASMQAIDSPALAQAAETVREKLRSVIERL, encoded by the coding sequence ATGACTTACTATTTTGCCAAGACGCTCACCGTCGGCTTTGATGAAGCTGTTGCGCGTACCACCGACGCCCTGAAGCAAGAGGGTTTCGGTATCATCACAGAAATCGATGTGACAAAGACGTTCAAGGACAAGCTCGCCATCGACTTCCGCAAATACCGGATATTGGGGGCATGCAATCCTTCCCTAGCTCACGAAGCACTCTCGCTCGAGGACAAGGTCGGCACGATGCTTCCCTGTAACGTGATCGTTCAGGAGACCGAGGACGGTAGGTGCGAGGTCGCTGCGATCGATCCTGTTGCCTCGATGCAGGCCATCGACAGCCCAGCACTGGCGCAGGCAGCAGAGACGGTCCGCGAAAAGCTCAGGTCCGTGATCGAGAGACTTTGA
- a CDS encoding SHOCT domain-containing protein yields MSMHIPELPALLQVQSGYGWRMHDGGGYMMGPGWGAWGIVHGLFSLLILVAITVITFVLVRQMMSGEQKTDGKPRPTALDQLDERYARGEIDPRNISSARKTSASAE; encoded by the coding sequence ATGTCGATGCACATTCCAGAGCTGCCTGCATTGCTGCAGGTCCAGTCAGGCTATGGCTGGCGCATGCACGATGGCGGCGGCTACATGATGGGGCCGGGCTGGGGCGCCTGGGGCATCGTCCATGGCCTTTTCTCGCTCTTGATCCTCGTTGCGATCACGGTGATCACATTCGTTCTGGTGCGCCAGATGATGAGCGGTGAGCAAAAGACCGACGGCAAGCCGCGGCCGACTGCCCTTGATCAGCTCGATGAACGCTATGCACGGGGCGAGATCGACCCGAGGAATATCTCCAGCGCAAGAAAGACATCAGCGAGCGCTGAGTGA